The Pasteurella multocida genome contains a region encoding:
- the rlmKL gene encoding bifunctional 23S rRNA (guanine(2069)-N(7))-methyltransferase RlmK/23S rRNA (guanine(2445)-N(2))-methyltransferase RlmL, whose amino-acid sequence MKQLFATTARGFEELLKVELTDLGAMDCQITQGGVHFHADEETQYRVLLWTRLASRILLPIVTCKVYSDLDLYSAVVGQNWLDYFDEKAHFMVDFNGTNREIRHTQFGAMRVKDGIVDYFERVGKPRPNVDKSQPDIRIHAYLNREELVISLDLSGDALHMRGYREDTGKAPLRETLAAAIVLRSGWQLGTPLVDPMCGSGTLLIEAAQMQANIAPQLHRLHWGFDFWKGHNQQAWDKVKGEAIELAEQTFNQNQKANFYGCDLDHRVLQKAKRNAQNAGVAHLIQWRQGDVAALKNPFVEAKGTVICNPPYGERLGTTPALIALYSVFGQRLKQQFADWNVSIFSGEPALLDCLRLRSHRQFKAKNGPLDCVQKNYHISARATASDENTQNLPEIDRTLSATQVAVDFANRLQKNSKKIEKWARQQGINAYRLYDADLPEYNLAVDRYDDHIVVQEYAAPKNIDENKARQRLLDAVTATLQVTGVETNKLILKVRQKQKGTNQYEKLANKGDYFYVNEYGAKLWVNLTDYLDTGLFLDHRLTRKMLGKMAKGKDVLNLFAYTGSATVHMALGGAKSTTTVDMSNTYLNWAEQNLLLNDLEGKQHKLIQADCLQWLARCDRQFDLIFVDPPTFSNSKRMEDSWDVQRDHIKLMTQLKRILRPNGTIVFSNNKRGFKMDVEGLETLGLSAVDITAKTLPLDFERNKQIHNCWVVRLKADL is encoded by the coding sequence ATGAAACAACTTTTTGCCACCACTGCCCGTGGTTTTGAAGAATTACTGAAAGTCGAACTAACCGACCTTGGTGCGATGGATTGCCAAATCACACAAGGCGGTGTGCACTTTCATGCCGATGAGGAAACGCAATATCGCGTGTTGTTATGGACACGTTTAGCCTCGCGGATTTTATTACCCATTGTGACTTGCAAAGTGTATAGCGATTTAGATTTGTATTCTGCGGTGGTGGGGCAAAATTGGTTGGATTATTTTGATGAAAAAGCCCATTTTATGGTGGATTTTAATGGCACAAACCGAGAAATTCGTCACACCCAATTTGGTGCCATGCGAGTCAAAGATGGGATTGTGGATTATTTTGAGCGTGTAGGTAAACCGCGTCCAAATGTAGATAAATCACAGCCCGATATTCGTATTCATGCCTATTTAAATCGCGAAGAATTAGTGATCTCCTTAGATTTAAGTGGTGATGCCTTACATATGCGCGGTTATCGTGAAGATACGGGCAAAGCCCCGTTACGTGAAACCTTAGCGGCAGCGATCGTCTTACGTTCAGGCTGGCAGCTGGGCACACCCTTAGTGGATCCAATGTGCGGTTCGGGTACCTTGCTGATTGAAGCAGCACAAATGCAAGCCAACATTGCCCCGCAATTACACCGTCTGCATTGGGGCTTTGATTTTTGGAAAGGGCACAATCAACAGGCGTGGGACAAAGTGAAAGGCGAGGCGATTGAATTAGCGGAGCAAACGTTTAACCAAAATCAAAAAGCGAATTTTTATGGCTGCGATCTTGATCATCGAGTACTGCAAAAAGCCAAACGCAATGCCCAAAATGCGGGTGTGGCACATCTTATTCAATGGCGACAAGGCGATGTAGCGGCATTAAAAAATCCATTTGTTGAAGCAAAAGGCACCGTGATTTGTAACCCACCTTATGGAGAGCGTTTAGGCACGACACCTGCTTTAATTGCGTTATATTCCGTGTTTGGACAACGTTTAAAACAACAGTTTGCCGATTGGAATGTATCGATTTTCAGTGGCGAGCCGGCGTTATTAGACTGCTTGCGTTTACGTTCACATCGCCAATTTAAAGCCAAAAATGGTCCACTCGACTGCGTGCAAAAAAATTATCATATTAGTGCCCGTGCAACAGCGAGTGACGAGAATACACAAAACTTGCCAGAAATTGACCGCACTTTAAGTGCTACTCAAGTGGCAGTGGATTTTGCCAATCGCTTACAAAAAAATAGCAAAAAAATTGAAAAATGGGCGAGACAACAAGGCATTAATGCCTATCGCTTATACGATGCGGATTTGCCAGAATATAACTTGGCGGTGGATCGCTATGATGATCATATTGTGGTACAAGAATATGCTGCACCCAAAAATATCGATGAAAACAAAGCACGTCAGCGCTTATTGGATGCGGTAACCGCTACCTTACAGGTAACAGGTGTAGAAACCAACAAACTGATTTTAAAAGTGCGCCAAAAACAAAAAGGCACCAATCAGTATGAAAAACTCGCCAACAAAGGTGACTATTTCTATGTCAATGAATATGGCGCCAAATTGTGGGTAAACCTAACGGATTATTTGGATACGGGACTTTTCCTCGATCATCGTTTAACCCGCAAAATGTTGGGGAAAATGGCGAAAGGCAAAGATGTCCTAAATTTATTTGCCTATACGGGATCGGCGACGGTACATATGGCGTTAGGTGGTGCAAAATCAACCACTACAGTGGATATGTCAAACACCTATTTAAACTGGGCGGAACAAAATCTGTTATTAAATGACTTGGAAGGTAAACAGCATAAGTTAATCCAAGCGGATTGCTTACAATGGTTAGCCCGTTGTGACCGTCAGTTTGATCTGATCTTCGTCGATCCACCGACATTTTCTAATTCAAAACGGATGGAAGATAGCTGGGATGTGCAACGTGATCACATTAAGTTAATGACCCAGTTAAAACGCATTTTACGTCCAAATGGCACCATCGTGTTTTCCAACAACAAACGAGGTTTTAAAATGGACGTTGAAGGCTTGGAAACGCTTGGCTTAAGTGCGGTAGATATTACAGCAAAAACCTTGCCATTGGATTTTGAACGCAATAAGCAAATTCATAATTGTTGGGTGGTGAGGTTGAAAGCCGATCTGTAA